A single Ziziphus jujuba cultivar Dongzao chromosome 11, ASM3175591v1 DNA region contains:
- the LOC132800025 gene encoding uncharacterized protein LOC132800025: MAKNPSAYLLFLAILVLTTATSSSATSLNVAVGSQVQVVGRVTCPVRRILPPSGPPVVGVNVSLSCDGDRTSLGQAVTNAGGFYSIALNVGPGILFNTTGCAIFVNLPLANCTALPASGVVRTPLRLLSIVPLTVSQLPLVIDEIRVYLGELLRAI, encoded by the coding sequence ATGGCAAAAAATCCTTCAGCATACTTGCTCTTCCTTGCCATCTTGGTTCTTACCACAGCCACATCCTCATCCGCCACGTCTCTCAATGTGGCTGTTGGATCTCAAGTTCAGGTTGTTGGCAGGGTTACTTGCCCGGTCAGAAGGATTCTGCCTCCCTCTGGCCCACCTGTGGTTGGTGTTAATGTCAGCTTGTCCTGCGATGGAGACAGGACCAGTCTCGGGCAAGCCGTCACCAATGCCGGCGGTTTTTACAGCATCGCTCTCAACGTGGGTCCGGGCATTCTCTTTAACACAACAGGCTGTGCCATCTTTGTCAACCTTCCTCTCGCCAACTGCACTGCTCTCCCTGCCTCTGGAGTAGTTAGAACCCCTCTTCGCTTGCTTTCCATTGTCCCTTTAACGGTTAGCCAACTTCCTCTCGTGATTGACGAAATTCGTGTATATCTTGGAGAACTTTTAAGAGCGATTTGA
- the LOC132800026 gene encoding photosynthetic NDH subunit of subcomplex B 2, chloroplastic-like, with amino-acid sequence MNWLSNMEKILEEGMQCPDKNMVRIFGCMLEGDARKWWKVEKTRRRHTWDQFKIAFTIEYRPPAYCEGRRREFEEIGTLLTGTRAFLAQEIDPVVCTTYCESSWSINHHHIRSRSTFYFTIPTNGSASTRTKGGIGLVINDVSEPGSKGSLLLAEWTVKDVDSDAIDALQVELSCSSGVLDLIYVVTLYPVSMATALIVKNKGRKNVTLTNAILSHFRFKRRNGAAIQGLRGCSYCSHPPLSSRFEILSPAEAMKTEDPGLFAFGYEPEKKPGLWTSQDMPFTILNNKLSRVYAAPPKERLKAFYNTPPSKYETLDQGRELFFRVIRMGFEEIYLSSPGSFSEKYGKEYFICTGPASMLVPLVVKPGEDWRGAQVIEHDNFLIQQNFWSTLGIIAFKDHICHTSTTSFDYHQNSSQ; translated from the exons ATGAATTGGCTATCTAATATGGAGAAGATCCTAGAAGAAGGGATGCAGTGCCCTGACAAAAATATGGTTAGAATATTCGGCTGTATGTTAGAAGGTGACGCCAGGAAGTGGTGGAAGGTGGAAAAGACTCGTAGGAGGCACACATGGGATCAGTTTAAGATTGCCTTCACCATAGAGTACCGCCCTCCTGCCTATTGTGAGGGCAGAAGGCGAGAGTTTGAGGAGA tcggcacacttcttaccgGTACGAGAGCATTTCTCGCCCAAGAAATTGACCCAGTTGTTTGTACAACATATtgtgagtcttcatggagtatcAATCACCATCATATCCGATCGAGATCCACGTTTTACTTCACAATTCCTACAAATGGTTCAGCCTCTACTAGAACCAAAGGAGGGATCGGTTTGGTCATCAATGATGTATCAGAGCCTGGTTCAAAAGGGTCACTTCTGCTTGCTGAGTGGACTGTAAAAGATGTTGATTCTGATGCCATTGATGCTCTTCAG GTTGAACTGAGCTGCAGCAGTGGAGTACTTGATCTAATCTATGTCGTTACACTATATCCAGTAAGCATGGCTACAGCACTCATTGTGAAGAACAAAGGGAGGAAGAATGTGACTCTTACAAATGCTATACTTAGCCATTTCAGGTTCAAAAGGCGAAATGGGGCAGCAATCCAAGGTCTCCGAGGCTGTTCTTACTGCTCACACCCTCCTTTATCGTCGCGTTTTGAAATATTATCACCTGCTGAAGCAATGAAAACTGAAGATCCTGGATTGTTTGCTTTTGGTTATGAGCCTGAAAAGAAACCGGGTTTGTGGACTTCTCAAGATATGCCTTTTACCATTCTGAACAACAAGCTCAGCAGAGTTTATGCTGCCCCTCCTAAAGAGAGATTGAAGGCATTTTACAACACACCACCTTCAAAATATGAAACTCTTGATCAG GGACGAGAATTGTTCTTCAGGGTAATAAGGATGGGATTTGAGGAGATCTACTTATCAAGCCCTGGTTCTTTCTCAGAAAAATATGGGAAGGAATATTTCATATGCACTGGTCCTGCTTCCATGTTGGTACCTCTTGTTGTGAAGCCTGGTGAGGATTGGAGAGGAGCACAAGTTATAGAGcatgataactt CTTAATTCAACAAAACTTCTGGTCAACGTTGGGAATTATAGCCTTCAAGGACCATATATGCCATACAAGTACCACTTCATTTGATTATCATCAAAACAGTAGCCAATAA